The Streptomyces sp. NBC_01353 genome contains a region encoding:
- a CDS encoding DUF1772 domain-containing protein, translating into MRIRLVQGLALLSTGALAGAFGYGAANLVPTFNAVPLDMRLSFHTQLMQMNGITMQGAMGMSALSALALAVLTRGATRWLAGGAGLLAVASFLITRLGNVPINGRIKQWAATSAPADHAEILARWEAFNYARTGAAFAAFALLILLALHRSQAVQDPNDTL; encoded by the coding sequence ATGCGCATCCGGCTCGTCCAGGGTCTTGCCCTGCTGTCCACCGGTGCCCTCGCCGGCGCATTCGGCTACGGAGCGGCCAACCTCGTCCCCACATTCAACGCCGTACCGCTCGACATGAGGTTGTCATTCCATACTCAGTTGATGCAGATGAACGGCATCACCATGCAAGGTGCCATGGGCATGTCGGCGCTCAGCGCCCTCGCGCTTGCCGTCTTGACGCGTGGCGCCACGCGGTGGCTGGCCGGAGGGGCTGGGCTCCTTGCTGTTGCGTCCTTCCTGATAACCCGTCTCGGCAACGTCCCCATCAACGGCCGTATCAAGCAGTGGGCGGCGACCTCGGCACCCGCCGATCACGCCGAGATCCTGGCTCGCTGGGAGGCGTTCAACTACGCACGCACGGGCGCCGCGTTCGCTGCCTTCGCGCTGCTGATCCTTCTCGCCCTGCACCGAAGCCAGGCTGTTCAAGATCCAAACGACACCCTCTAG
- a CDS encoding suppressor of fused domain protein — translation MASRIEKYLAHLDRLSGGREPRFFPVESTKQGLRGVTEIVYDDLPDGLLTTLTYGLSLAEHPDWQQGSPELCLSVNSTNVIWAHAVGFLAEQLRGTCPFSYGSTINFGERIVPESEMTAFCVFAPIVLDRDDYLGIDVGVPGHEGHDVINVQGMYPIHEVERQFINEHGLEAFWKSDWEPTDVLRRPAI, via the coding sequence ATGGCCAGTCGCATAGAGAAGTACCTCGCCCATCTTGATCGGCTTTCCGGGGGAAGGGAGCCCCGGTTCTTCCCTGTCGAGTCGACCAAACAAGGGCTGCGGGGCGTGACGGAGATCGTGTACGACGACCTGCCGGACGGACTTCTCACGACGCTCACCTACGGCTTGTCGCTGGCAGAACACCCGGACTGGCAGCAGGGCTCGCCGGAGCTCTGCCTCAGCGTGAACTCGACCAACGTGATCTGGGCCCACGCGGTGGGCTTCCTCGCCGAGCAGCTCCGTGGCACCTGCCCATTCAGTTATGGCAGCACCATCAACTTCGGCGAGCGAATCGTGCCCGAGTCGGAGATGACGGCGTTCTGCGTGTTCGCGCCGATCGTGCTCGACAGAGACGACTACCTGGGCATCGACGTCGGCGTTCCGGGACACGAGGGTCACGACGTGATCAACGTCCAGGGGATGTACCCCATCCACGAGGTGGAGCGGCAGTTCATCAACGAGCACGGGCTTGAAGCCTTCTGGAAGAGCGACTGGGAGCCCACTGACGTGCTGCGTCGCCCCGCAATCTGA